AGGTCAGACGGTGAGGAAATGTTTGTCTGCAGGTGGCGATCACACAATTGCATACCCAATCCTGCAAGCTGTTGCTGAGAAGTAAGTATGCCTCAGATCCATATTATCATACGTTAAGATTATACCTGAGCGAGGTCAGGGCAAGATTCTCAGATGATTAATCAGATGTTGATCTTCGGTCGTtaaattttgccattttgaatattaaaaatatataaaaaaatcttcCTCCAAAAGATGCCGTTACATAGTGCAGTCTTACTCAGTTTTTCCAAAGTTAGCCGTCTTTATGTGCAAAATTAAAATCAGTGATGAAAGAAGTATTCAGATCTTTAACACAATTACAGGCACcaataaaatgactttattattagtgaatttttttttgtcgaAAGCTAAAACAGCTAAGTTTGTGTTAGCAACATCTTCACGCTGTCAAAGTATAAATATGCTTCATATTTATCAATCTGACATATGTTTTATTTGCCAGTCTGAATATGATATGtgtagtggagtaaaaagtacaatatttatctataaaaaagtaaaatagcaaTGTAAAGTAGAAAAGGTAATTGAGTTAGTCAAGTAAAAAACCTATAagttatataaataaagatatttagtttaaaatacaacaaaaaaggaaggaaaaactATAAATTCTCACATTTAGGAAGCATTTATAATCGATAAAATAATTCCTATTCTGTTATTCACTAACTGATAACTGATGtttaatatataaaaacatCCAGTTTCtatatatttagtttttaattacAATATTTTGCTCCACAATGAACTGTGTGACTTCCAAGTCCTACTCTAGCAAAATGGTATTATTCTGTTATTGATGTTGGGAAACTAGCAGGAATGGTCAAGCCTAATGCTGAATTGAATGGTTGAGACTTTACAAAGCACTTTGAGAGCCACAGGCGACACTATACAACTGTTTCTTGACTGAACAGTTCTCCTGAGCAGTGGCTTTAATAGTGCTGGGTTCCTTTTTAATGCATGACTACATTTTTGGTAGATAAATGCCCACTTAAGTTAAACATTACCAACCTGTAACACTTTCATACACTGTCTCGTTGCCGCTCATTCAGTCTGCTCTGTAATAACATGTCAGGCACGGTCCAGTGGGTTTGATCCATGTGGATGCTCATGCTGACACCAGTGACGTGGTGCTGGGGGAGAAGATAGGCCACGGGACTCCGTTCAGACGCTGTGTGGAAGAAGGGCTGCTGGACTGTAAGCGAGTCGTCCAGATTGGTCTGCGGGGAACCGGATACTCTCCAGACTCGTACGAGTGGAGCCGAGCTCAGGTATTCTGTTAGATTACTGTCGTTAACCTGCAGCAGTGAAATGCCTCGGGCAAATGTGTAGGCAGAGATATAACATAAAATCATGATAAAGGTAATTTGGTGATGCATCTTGGTAGCTGATCAGTACTGTCAGTACAGTTTCTGGAAAGGGAGTAGGCCTTAAAACATGAACCatctgaacacagaaaaaacagtttctgtgccttttttgctcctgtcaggtcatatttttactcactgtggcctcattgTTTACTGCTGGGGTGTCAAACACATggctttgcaaagtgtaaaaattacaaataagaCATTCACTGCATATTGGAAATCTGTATAACTGCAAATTTCAAACAATTTCTAGATCTTGGCAAGTTGTTTTActcttaaagtaaaatactatgtcgttcagttccagatacccaggactaaatgttctgtctttgtagagacactgtgatctgtaagttgtaatgcacatgtgtaaatgataTACTGAGGCGTAATGCTGTTTAAATTACACTTACAATTTGAAGTTGTTGTTCATGGGttacagggttctcgccaggatttttttttcagcgtaacagcaggtcctcctgcacgcgcGCAATAAACGAGAGCGCGTGCGCGCAAAAAACGGGACcgcgcatgcgcaatagacgggaacgggtcaatcgacagaaaagtacggctgaggtggggagacataaattaaccgagataggcacccagttgataaaaacaaacgcacatggcgttatctgtcaaaataacagcgcagcggccctaatcacagtgttaacccttcctgttcggcccccgaccgtggtcaggaagcccggacAATGGCAAGATATACAGAGAACTCAAACTCAATAtgtacagcttttttttttttttgttcacttgTGTTTCCAATACttggaaaaaatggtgactccACATAAAATAAGCACAACCTGCAATTGAACTGATATTTTTTGATGAAGTCCAGAGCTTTTAAACCtgatttttccagtgttttttaGCTAAGGTACAGTAGTCTTCATGTATGTATTTACAGGACTTGCATGCGAGAACTATCAGTCTTCTCAACTTatctgatattttttttgttacaaaatATTACCTGTAAGGACACGCTCGAATCAAGGACTTGAAACTTGGTCGAGCAATTACTGAGGTAGCCAGTAATTGATCTAGCTTGTTCCCTTTTTGCTGTTTGTCATTTCTAATTTTACACATTGTGAATTTCAAACTAAATAACGAATGCTTGTGTTTTATCAAACCTTGCTTATTTGTTTATCCTGCAGGGTTTCCGTGTGGTCcaagcagaggaatgttggttCAAATCTCTTGCACCACTCATGGCGGAGGTCAGAACTCAGATGGGCAACGGTCCAGTATACCTCAGTTTTGACATCGATGCTCTTGACCCTGGCTTTGCTCCTGGAACAGGCACACCAGAGATAGCAGGACTCACTCCCATACAGGTAAACATGGCGGAAAAGGCTTTAATCCATCTAATTTATTAACAGAGAGTACGTATTGGAGTCTTTCATTGTTTACAGTTGTCTCCGGTGCACGAACATTAATATGTCTTTGCTGTCTTGGTTGCATTCAGGGAGTTGAGATTATCCGAGGCTGCCGTGGTCTCAACCTTGTCGGATGTGATCTAGTGGAGGTGTCTCCGCCCTACGACACTACAGGTACTATTCACATTTCATTTCCTGTCCAAATCTAATCTTTTTCAAACTgtcatttatatgtttttttctctctctctctcaacagGAAACACTGCATTAACTGGGGCCAACCTCCTCTTTGAGATGTTGTGCGTTCTCCCAAAAGTGAAATATTACTGATCAGAACTCTCCACTAAAAACAGAACAGGTCGTTTGTTAACAGCCAGTACGGACACCTGAGTGTCAAACAAGCAGTCTGTCCTGCTGTGTAAAACCAGAAATTGAAGTGAATTTTGCTTTTGCACTGTTGAAGACCagaaaaatgtgacatcagAAGACCTTGTCTACTGTAGGTTTGACAAATTCATAGAAAATTCTTTGAATTATATCTGAAATTCACAGTTTATGTTGCCAAATAATAAACCAATCATACAGTAAGTGTAGattcagttttctgtgtttgtcatGTGACATCATTTCTTCTTACACTCAGTGTTCACAGTGTACCATCACTACTACTAACACTACGTAGACTGAAACTGACACCCAAACTTCTTTCAGCTTCTGTTTCTTGTTCTACAGTAAATTGCTGCAGGGATGTGACTGGTTACGTTCCTTTCAatatgttgacttttttttagcttaaaatCACACTGATATGATTATGCATCGCTCTCTTGAGACCATTTTAAACTGCAGTGGGCCTTATTCTGCAGGATGTCAAAGTGGTTGCTGTAGCCAGTGGATTCTATAAATCACACAACCTCTTTAGTTTGGCCtgaagaaaatgagagaaatgtgGTTGTTAGAGTAAAAGGTCTCCTCAAGAGTCATCAGCAGGACACAATACCTGAACAGAGGATATACAGTGTATTATGCCAAGCTCATGAAGGGAAGGAGACTGTAAACAGTTCAATATGTGGGTAGCAGAAGAGCTGCTGGAAGTCTCTGCAAGGCTCTGGTCCAAACAGCCCAAGTTCAAATAGTTCTGACCAGTAAAAGCTCTCAGCTTTCATGGTGTTAATATAGATGACTGGcgtgtttgttttattgatgcAGTTGTTATCTGTGCCACCGAAGATGAATGTAAAAAGCAATGTTGTAAGGTTTGCTGAGTTGATGAAGATTCTCCCTGAACTGAAATGTGTACCTAAATGAAATGGCTTTTATTTGGTGTGCAAGTCTTTACTCTTTTCATCAGTGCTGACTTCCAAAAGCCTACATGTGACGCGGAGCAACTGTGCTATTTCAAATGTACTGTGTCCATCATCCGTTCTGTAATGTTAATCAGTGTAATTGCTGATGGTGAAATCAAACAATTTATCCGCTGTGCAAGTCCCTAAGGGAGAATATGTTCTACAAACAGCCTCAGGGCCTCCATCACTGCTTTGTTCATCAAAAAACCCTGATGACTACTGATGGGGTGCCATGAGAGAGGTAGGACTGAGGTGTCTGGCTAACTATCTCTCATACCCAAGAGAAagtcaccacacacacatcacatttTCGACTTGTAATTGAGTAGACGACAAAGCAGCCGAATAATTTTGGGTGCTTTACACGGTCTCTGGAAACATCTCTTTCCAAAGAGGCTCAATACTGCTGCAGTTGATGCATCAGATGATCTTTATCGGGTCTCTTGACATTCTTGTTAAAATGCAATCGGTAAAGTCCATGCAGTTCTTGCTCGACACTTATTTGAGTAAATGCTCTCTCTGTTTCAAAAATACTTTGcatttctagtttttttttttttttgacaggctCAATCCTcttcagaataaaacaacaaatttctaaacaggcatttttttcagctaTGCTTTGCTGTAAGGCTGAAGTTATTCAGTTGGGTTCAAGTTAGGCAACATGTTTGGCCAGGCtgtagttttcacttttttcttcttcagaaactcttgtgtgattttggccgagtgctttggatcgttgtcATGCTGGAATGTTCTTCTTATGtcaagcttctgcagactgggagtcatcttgtcagtcaGTGTTTTGGTATGTCCACAGGCATTCATAGTGTAATTTATAA
The window above is part of the Acanthochromis polyacanthus isolate Apoly-LR-REF ecotype Palm Island chromosome 6, KAUST_Apoly_ChrSc, whole genome shotgun sequence genome. Proteins encoded here:
- the agmat gene encoding agmatinase, mitochondrial; this translates as MFPAWRNVRLSRAVAAADSFFSLAPRQTLSLCSDRRRLRWTPSRLSSGKRFNVPPSAEFVARVSGIPTMAKLPHQDSADGLDAAFIGVPIDTGTSNRPGARFGPRQIRVESALLRSCNSGTRAAPYESLMVADIGDVNVNVYDLKDTCKRIGETYRKIVATGCIPLTMGGDHTIAYPILQAVAEKHGPVGLIHVDAHADTSDVVLGEKIGHGTPFRRCVEEGLLDCKRVVQIGLRGTGYSPDSYEWSRAQGFRVVQAEECWFKSLAPLMAEVRTQMGNGPVYLSFDIDALDPGFAPGTGTPEIAGLTPIQGVEIIRGCRGLNLVGCDLVEVSPPYDTTGNTALTGANLLFEMLCVLPKVKYY